From the Chitinispirillales bacterium ANBcel5 genome, the window CTCCCATATCCTTATTGTACTGAGCGATTATATGGGAAGGAACAAAGTGTGTGTTTAGTTCAGTGCCAATAGCATCTGCAAATGTCTTGTATATTTGAAACCAGCTTAACCAATGATCAGATGTGATATGGTATGTTTCGCCAATAGCTTCTTTTCTTCCCAGAAGACCAGCAAACCCCTGTGCGAAATCTTTGCTGTGAGTGAGAGTCCATACAGATGATCCATCACCATGTATAACGACTTTTTTACCCCTTTTTATGCGGTCAAAAACCGTATAACCACCTTCAAACGGCAGCAGTGTTCTGTCGTAGGTGTGTGATGGTCTGACAATGGTGAATGGGAAACCATTGTTCTTTAGTTCTTCCTGTAATATGTTTTCACAGGCAATTTTGTTTCTTGAATACTCCCAGAAAGGATTGTAAAGAGGGGTGTCTTCTGTGACAGGAAGCGACTCTGGAGGGGTTTGGTAAGCCGAGGCAGAACTAATAAAAATGAATTGATCACATTTACCTTTAAAAATATCTATATCGCTTAAGATATGAT encodes:
- a CDS encoding NAD-dependent epimerase/dehydratase family protein, with the protein product MTKILFIGGTGIISSECSKAAISKGYEVYHLTRGKSCQLRPVKGVTNITCDIRADTKRVKEVLKDHHFDAVVDWVAFTTDHILSDIDIFKGKCDQFIFISSASAYQTPPESLPVTEDTPLYNPFWEYSRNKIACENILQEELKNNGFPFTIVRPSHTYDRTLLPFEGGYTVFDRIKRGKKVVIHGDGSSVWTLTHSKDFAQGFAGLLGRKEAIGETYHITSDHWLSWFQIYKTFADAIGTELNTHFVPSHIIAQYNKDMGDSLLGDKTHSMIFDNSKIKALVPEFKAQIPLSQGAGEIIDFYNDNPQMCVVDENLNKMFDRIIENT